In Paramisgurnus dabryanus chromosome 7, PD_genome_1.1, whole genome shotgun sequence, the following are encoded in one genomic region:
- the cldn33b gene encoding putative claudin-24, translating into MANPCRTVMELLGLLIGTGGWFCSLAATVMPQWRSLSTELLATESIEQGLWEDCVMQEVVGIECRPHDTILGLDNTLTLARFLMCLSNAASLLGILLAIPAMSQINCCKGEEGQCIKRGLKITAAVFLCIGGLLVLTSVSYVASDIVHKFFDETIPHGVPRSEFGDALFVGWAAGFLEIVAAALLFASSVGSRDREPHLVYHHQRQEISTVDGSIRKRTEYV; encoded by the coding sequence ATGGCAAACCCCTGCAGGACCGTTATGGAGCTTTTGGGGCTGTTGATTGGGACAGGAGGCTGGTTCTGCTCACTGGCTGCCACTGTAATGCCTCAGTGGCGCTCTCTTTCTACTGAGCTGCTGGCCACTGAGAGCATTGAACAAGGGCTATGGGAGGACTGCGTGATGCAGGAGGTAGTTGGCATAGAGTGTCGTCCTCACGACACCATCCTAGGCCTCGATAACACCCTCACGCTGGCTCGGTTTCTGATGTGCCTGTCAAATGCAGCATCTCTTCTTGGGATTCTCCTGGCCATTCCTGCAATGAGTCAGATCAATTGTTGCAAAGGTGAGGAGGGACAGTGCATAAAAAGAGGACTGAAGATCACAGCTGCTGTGTTTTTATGCATCGGTGGTTTGCTGGTACTCACCTCGGTTTCCTACGTCGCCTCCGACATCGTTCACAAGTTTTTCGATGAGACAATACCCCACGGAGTGCCACGCTCCGAGTTTGGGGATGCACTGTTTGTCGGCTGGGCTGCAGGATTTCTTGAAATTGTTGCTGCTGCATTGTTATTTGCATCTAGTGTGGGCTCAAGAGACCGTGAACCTCATCTTGTATATCATCATCAAAGGCAAGAGATCAGTACTGTTGATGGCTCCATAAGAAAGCGCACGGAGTATGTTTGA
- the cldn34a gene encoding claudin-34, with protein MAYLAHSAHFQFVGLVLGFVGWIITACISGVNDWRIWYVDDKSTITGGLAWVGVWRACFNSHVLGSSEFCKSISLTDSFTPPEIAAAQILCMTAIGVGVVANLLAGYAVRNAYFGFDDGHVRLAFVVAGSLYWLTAACSLVPVLWNMSSVLANLTIDFPSDFYLPPAPLKQEVGPGIGFGIGSSVMLIISGLLLLCFKHPGKTKRHKSGTTEHFNNTNIRAECSLSTIKEFKDEGRINPAFEGE; from the coding sequence ATGGCTTACCTGGCCCATTCAGCCCACTTCCAATTCGTGGGTCTGGTGCTTGGCTTTGTAGGATGGATAATCACAGCGTGCATTTCAGGAGTGAATGACTGGAGAATATGGTACGTGGATGATAAGTCTACCATCACTGGAGGATTGGCCTGGGTTGGTGTGTGGAGAGCCTGTTTCAACAGCCATGTTTTGGGCTCCTCTGAATTCTGCAAAAGTATCAGCCTTACAGACTCCTTTACTCCTCCAGAGATAGCAGCTGCCCAGATACTCTGCATGACTGCTATTGGCGTGGGTGTGGTCGCAAACCTGCTGGCTGGATATGCGGTGAGAAACGCATACTTTGGGTTTGACGATGGACACGTGAGACTGGCCTTTGTGGTGGCGGGTTCCTTGTACTGGCTTACTGCAGCATGTTCATTGGTTCCTGTCCTCTGGAATATGAGTTCTGTGCTGGCTAATCTTACTATAGACTTCCCATCAGACTTCTACCTGCCTCCCGCTCCATTAAAACAGGAAGTTGGTCCAGGGATTGGCTTTGGGATTGGATCATCAGTCATGCTTATTATAAGTGGCCTACTCTTATTGTGCTTCAAGCATCCAGGCAAAACCAAAAGGCATAAGAGTGGAACAACTGAACATTTTAATAACACAAACATCAGGGCTGAATGCTCTTTGAGTACAATTAAAGAGTTTAAAGATGAGGGTAGGATCAACCCAGCCTTTGAAGGAGAGTAA